GTACCTCACCGTGCTGGACTATGCGGAGATGGCGAGACATGCTCTTGAGATACCACTGCCACGCTTTGCAAAGGAGGTACGCGTCGGGGACATCCTGGTATCAGGAAGGAATCTGGGCGGTGGCTCCTCCCGAGAAGAGGCTCCCCGTGTATTGAAACAACTCGGGGTGAGCTGCATTGTGGCAGAGTCGTACGCCCGGATATTCTACCGCAACTGCTTCAACATAGGCCTCCCAGCACTGATTGTCCCTGACGCAAGACAGGGAGTGGAACAGGGAGACCATTTGGACATAGACCTGCGAAGAGGCTTGGTATCTAACGTCACCAGAGGAGTGGTACTCACGGCACGGCCTCTTCCGGCATTCATGGTCCGAATCCTAGAGGCCGGAGGAGCAGTGGAGCTATACAAGTCTGCACGCAGAGTGGCTGAGAAAGAAACCACTACAAAGACTGATAAGTAAAGCTGGCGCAGGAGTGCCTGTCTGGTGAAGCACAATGAGTGTAATGCTGTTTCTGATTGCAACGCTACTGATTCACTGCATACCAATCCCACCCTCCGCTCGCATGCTCAACATGCGAGTTCTGGCAAGGTGGCTGCCCGTCAGGCTTGTGTGGGGAACAGTGGCTTGGCTCATCATATGTCCACTGTTGATGATGACATTACCATGGGCCATAATCTCGCTGGTGATGAGCTTTGCACTCCTGATGGTCATCTCAAGCGGGCTCAGGCCATCTCAAGGCATCGAGGAATTCATGGAACGCATCCGCGGACCCACAGTCTGCATAGGAGTCCTCATACTGATTGTGATGCCTATCGCCTCAGGACTGATATCAT
This portion of the Candidatus Thorarchaeota archaeon genome encodes:
- a CDS encoding 3-isopropylmalate dehydratase, coding for MMDTVSGRAWILGDNIDTDQIIQGKYLTVLDYAEMARHALEIPLPRFAKEVRVGDILVSGRNLGGGSSREEAPRVLKQLGVSCIVAESYARIFYRNCFNIGLPALIVPDARQGVEQGDHLDIDLRRGLVSNVTRGVVLTARPLPAFMVRILEAGGAVELYKSARRVAEKETTTKTDK